CCATCAGGAGGGCGAGCAACCCCCCTCCCAGGACGCCCAGGAGGCGGAACTTGCCGGCCGGCGGCCGTCTGCGGCCGGTGGATTCGTTGGACACGGGTTCTCCTCAGGAAGAGTCGTCTCCCGCGAGGGGCGAGCCGACCGCACCGGCGCCCTGGAGCTGGCCGGTGCACCGGCGGCCCGTCGCCGGTACTGCTGCCGCGCATGGGAGCGCTCCCGTTCGGGAAGGTAGCGCCGCGCGGGAACCCGGGGAAGCACACGTTCCGGCCGAAAGCCCTTCCGGTGCCGCCGCATTCAGGCCACCTCACCGCCGGGCCGACCGAGGGCCGCCCGGCGCGCCGGGCGGCCCTCGCGTCCGGACCCGGCCGAGGCCCGCGACCGGCGCCGGGGGCGGGTGTCAGGCGCCCATGTCCAGCACGAGCAGCTGCTCCGGCTCGACGAATGTCACCTGCTGCGGGCAGCTCTCAAGACCGGCGTAGGTGCCGAGCGTCTGCCCGTGGCCCGACGGGTAGTCCTTCGCGGTCCCCTCCACCACGCGCCAGTCATTGAGCCCGTGTTCGTCCAGCACGTCGCGGAGCAGCGCCTGCGTCTCCGTCAGCGACGGGCAGGCGTGCGGGTCCATCTCCAGCGCGTAGAGCGCGTTCGAGATGTCGCCGAGGCGCAGCTGCTCATCGGTCGGCCCGCTGTAGAGGACGAGGTCGTGCTCTGCGCAGACCTCCTCGCCGCCCTCGTACACCCTGATCGCGCCCCGGCCGTCGACGGGGGCGCAGGCGGTGAGCTGGTCGCCCTCGGGCAGGTCGCCCATCTCCCCGCACGCCCTCTCCGGGCCGTACGACGTGGGGTTGTACGACATGACCGTGCCCTGGAGACCGGAGTCGCTGTAGCACTCGACGGTGCCGATGTGCGAGACCTCGCCGTTCCCGAAGACCGCCATGGCCCCCGCCGTGGCGCCGCCGACCACTAGGGCCGTCGCGGCGGGGATCACCACCAGGCGCCGTACCTTGGACTGCCGGGAACGCAGGTGCGCCCGGGTGCGGATCCGCAACGCCTCAGGGCCTTCCGGGTCCGGCAGGGCCGCGTCCCGCGCCGGGTCGGCGTTCCGCAGCATGGCGTCGAACTCCGCGTCGCTGCCGTACTCTTCACTGCTTCCCATGATGGGTCCCCACCTTCGTCTCATCGCGTGTCTTCATTCCGTGGGCGTCGGCCGCGGCCAAACGCGAGCGCAGCTCCTGCCGCGCCCTGTGCAGCCGGGTCGAGACGGCGGCGACGGAGATGCCGTACAGGGCGGCCATGTCGGCCCGCGACAGGTCGTCCCAGTACGCCAGCCGCAGCAGCTCCTGCTTGTCGGCCGAGAGGCCCGCCATGGCCTCGCTCAGCTCGGGCGTCTCGGCGGAGGACACGGCCGGCCCGGGCTGCTCCGCGACGCGGCGCAGCAGCCGAGCCCAACGGCGTTGGCCCCGCGTCTGGTTGGCGACCACCTTGCGGGCGATGCCGAGCAGCCACAACGCGGCCTCGTGCTCGTCGTCCGGCAGCCGGCGCCGCTTGCGCCAGGCGACCGCGTACACCTCCGACACGGCGTCGTGCGCCGCCGTCTCGCTGAGTCGGCGCAGGCAGTACGCCAGCACCCGGCGGAAGGTCGACCGGAACAGCCGGTCGAAGTCCTCAGCCTGTTCGTCCGAATCCATGCCCAGCAATGTCCGGCACCCGCCGCCGGCCTTACACGCAGGGGTGTCCCGTCCGCCGCGTCGGCCACGACGCGCGGACAGCACCGCCGCGCCCGGCCGGTGCCGCCGCTCGGGGAACGTCGCGCGGCAGGGCCGTCCCACTCCTCGGCCGCCGCCCGCGCATATCGCGGCGAAAGGTGAGGTGTCGCGTGCCGCGCATATCATCTGGAAAACGGGGGGAACCTTCCTGAGCCGTCCTCACACGGCTCCCTCGGCCAGGACGAGCAATCGCGTGCCGGTCGACGTGGATAAACCGATCATGAAGGGTTCCCTCTCGTGGCTCACGTGATCCGTAAGCTCCTTGTGCTCGCCCTTCTCGCCCTCCCGTCCTTCGCGCTGCCGTCGGCCGCCCAGGCGGCCCATCCGGCCGCCGACGACGTCTCGGCAGCCGTCGGGGTCATGTGCCTGAGCACTGATTTCGGTACCACCCGGATCGTTTCGGTGCAGGAGTGCGACTCCAGGCCGGGCCAGCAGTGGACTGTCAGCGGTTCGAGGATCTACCAGTCGCTGAATCCCGGTATGTGTCTGAGCACTGATTTCGGGACCACTCGCATCGTCTCGGTTCAGCCGTGCGACTCCAGGCCGGGTCAGAACTGGACCGTCAACGGAACGACGATCTACCAGTCCTTGAATCCCGGAATGTGCCTGGCCACTGATTACGGCAGGACCCGCATGGTCTTCGTGGAGGGGTGCAATTCCTCCGGGCCCCGCCAGCACTGGACCATCCAGGGGCAGCAGATCAGCCTGACCTACTGACCCCGGTCCCGCGAGGGGCCGGCGGCCCGGCCGGACGGGGGAGGGACGGCGAAGGCCCGCCCCCGCGCCGGACGCGTACCAGCAGGAACGCGGGCAGCGCGGCCGCGCGTGCGGCGCTCCCGGAGACGACCGCGCTCGCCCGTCTCGTCGGCAGTTCGCCGGACTCCTCACCCCCGCCGTCGGCAACGACACCAAGCGCACTGAGGGGATCACAGCCATCCACGCCTGCGACTGCCGGGCTTCCGGGCGGGCTCGGAGGAGCCGAGCCCATGGGATGCCCCTCGGGGCGGCTCCGCCGGCGGCGCCGGTCGGGTCAGGACGCGGGGGCGAGGCGGCCCGCGGTCGTGGCGACGAGCCGGCCGAGGAATCGTGCCGCCTCCAGGTCGTCCTCGGTCGGCATGAGGCCGGAGGGCCCGCCGGCCTGCGCGACCGCTCCGTACGGGCTCGACGCCTTGTACTGGACCTGGTCCGCGTAGCCGGGCGAGACCAGCAGCATGCCGAAGTGCATCATCGAGGTGAGCAGGTCCTGCACCGTCTGCTCCATGCCGCCGTGCGGAGTGGAGGCCGCGGCGAAGGCCGCGCCGACCTTGCCCTGCAACGCACCCGACATCCACAGCGGTGCGGCGCCCTCAAGGAACTTGCGCATGGCGGCCGACATGCCCCCGAAGCGGGTGCCGCTGCCCAGAATGATGGCGTCTGCCCAGGTCAGGTCCTCGTTGGTGGCCACGGGGTGGTGAACGACGCGCTCGCTGAACAGCTTGCCGATCCACTGGTCGGCGGCGATCTCCTCGTCGCCGCGGACGTCGGCGACGCGAACGAGCCGCACGTCGTTGTCCGACTCCTTGGCGGCGCCCTCGGCCACCGCCGCGGCGAGAGTCGTGGTGGAACCGGCGAGGCTGTGCACAACTACGGCGATCTTGCTCATGAAGGCGACTCCGATTCAGTTTCGTCTGGTGGGAGGAAGAGAAAGTGCGGGTGCCGCCGTCCGCGGGTCAGCGGTGCGGTTCCCCCGGGGCCCCGCCCGGGGCCGCGGGCGGGTTGCCCGCGCCGACCGGCGTCTCCGCCTGGGCAGGAGCACCCGGCGGCGGCCCTGGCGGCCGGGTCGGCAGGGGGCCGGCGTCGCGTGTCATGGAGAGGAACGCGCCGAGGGCGCAGGCCACCGCGAGCGGCGCCACGATGAAGGCCAGCACCATGCCCGCGCCCGAGTCGTCACTTCCGCCACGGGCGCCTGCCTGCCAGATGATCGTGGCCAGGGCCGGCCCGAGCGCCAGGCCGAGCTGCCGTCCGGTGCCGGACAAAGCGGCTGACGTGCCGCGGAGTCGGGGTGGTGCGGACATCATCAACAGGGTCTGGTTCGGCCCCGCGAACAGGCCAAGACCAAGACCGCACAGCAGCAGAGCAGCCACGATCGCGGCGGTCGGCCAGTCCTCGATGGCCAGCATCAGCAGGACCGCGCCGATGGTCATGGAGGTCAGACCGATGGCCGCGGTGGCCCGCGGCTTCCACTTGTCCACCAGCCAGCCCGAGACGGGCCCGATCGCGCCCATCGCCAGCGGCTGGAACAGCAGCAGCAGGCCGACCGTTGAGGTGGACCAGTCGCGGAACTCGCCCAGCGCGAACGGCGGCAGGTAGTACAGCGTGCCACTGGCGACCGTGGTCAGCGTCAGGGACAGCACGCAGGCCGCGACCATCGGCTGGCCCAGTGAGTCGCGGACCGCGGTGAAGCCGGCTGTGCGGCGCCACGCGAAGAAGCTCAGCACAGCCGCAACGGCCAGGCCGGCGATCAGCGGATAGGCCGGGTCCGGGTCGGCGAACAAGGTCAGACATGCCAGCACACTCAGCGTGCCCGCGGCGGCCATCGCGCCCTCCGCGGCCAGTCCCAGTGTGGGGGCACGCATCGGCGCCAGCGGCGCGAGATGCCGCATGCCCACCGCTACGGCCGCCAGGCTGAACGGCACCACGACGAAGAACACGGACTGCCAACCCCATTGGTCCACCAGAGGACCGCCCAAAGCAGGGCCGCTCACCGCGCCGAGCGGTCCCAGAACGCCGATGATGCTCAGCGCTCGTCCGCGTTGTTCCGGTGGTACCGAACGGGCCGCGATGACCGGGGCCGCGGCGGCCACCAGGGCTCCGAAGGCGCCTTGCAGCAGGCGAGCGCCCATCAGCTGGGGCAGGTTGACCGCGAAACCGGCCAACGCGCTGGCCGCGGCGAAGCCGAGGGCGCCCACGGTGAAGCACCCGCGGATGTCGGAGGTGTCCACGTAGCGACCGGCCGGCAGGCCGAGAGCCACCATGGCGCCCGCATAGGCGAGGATCAGCCACTCGCCTTCGTGCGGCGACATGGACAGTTCGCGGTTCAGGTCCGGGAGAGCGATGGCTACGGCGGTCATGTCGAACGTCGTCATGAAGATCGCGAGGCCCGTGGCGACCACGGCGAACCATCCGGAGCCCGCGATCAACGGATCTTTGCCGCCCGGCGGAGGCCCCGGAGGCCCCGGGGGGCCTGGAGGGTTGGGCTTGCGAGGCATCTCAGCACTCATGAGTCCGCAGCATATTAGCCGGCTAACTTTTTCGCCAGGCCGACTGGGAAACCCGGTGTGTGCGCAGGTGGGCGGCGTGTGGCGGGCCGGAAGCCGTCGACGGACCTTCGTTCCGCCATGTCCTCGTCGTCTTCGGCTGGGCCCGTGAGAACGCCGGTCGGCTCCGCGCGAGGCGTGCCGGTGGCCGCCGACACGGGGTGCGCCGACGGCAAGGAAGCCCGCGAGATCGTCCGTGCCGATCCGGCCGTGCACGACGGCATTTCCGAGGCGGAGATCGTACCGTTCTTCGAGGCGTTCCCACGGCAAGACCCCGAAGAGAACGTCGCATCCCCTGCGGAGACAACCGCAAAGGGGGGTGATTTCCCGAGTGCCGCGGCATGCCCGGTCGGCCACCCCTGCGGAGGTCCGGCCCGGGCACCGTACGATTCCGCTCTCGGCCTCAGCACTCGGGAGAAACAGCGCACATGCAGCCTACGCAGCCGGCGAGTACCTCACCCATCAGCGGCTCCCTGGCAACAGCCCTCGTCCGGGTGGCCCGCGAACACCGCGTGCTGGTTTCCAGAGGGCTGGCCGATCTGGGCCTGCACCCGGGGCAGGAACTCATGCTGGCTGAGCTGTGGAACCAGGACGGGCTTTCCCAGAGCGAACTGGCCACGCGGCTCGGCGTCGAACTGCCCACCGTGGTGAAGACGGTGCAGCGGCTCGAAGCGACCGGACTCATCACACGGGCCAAGGACCCGCACGACCGGCGCGTCACGCGCGTCACGCTCACCGACCGCGGCCAGGGACTCCGCGCCGCTGTGGAAGCCGTGTGGACGCGAGCGGAAGAAGCCATGGTGAGAGGTATTTCGACGCGCGACGCGGAACAAATGAGCAAGGTGCTGGAGCAGTTCCACCGCAACCTGTCGACGACTCGCCATACGCGCGACGAGAACATGGGGTGATCGACCAGCCGCGGTCCATTGGCTGGGACGCGGCTGCGCGATCCGACGACCGGACCACCCAGGCACACAACGTCCGCGGGAGACCGACGGTCCGCGGCCCGGCGACGTTGTGGTGCCCCGCCACCAGGCCATGGACGCGGAGATCGCCGACTCGACGCCGAGATCGGCCCGCTGGTCAAGCAGGCCGCCCCCGCCCTGCTGGCCTCAGCGGCGACAAGCCCGAACGCATGTGCTCGGAGAGGACGTTCGCCCACCTGGCCACCAACCGAACGAATCACCCCAACCGACCTCGTTCCTGCGGCTTGACGTCCATAGGGGCATCCCCGGTCCCGCGAGGGGCCGGCGGCCCGGACGGACGGGGGAGGGGAGGCAGCGGCGAAGGTCCGCCCCCGCTCCGGGCGCGTGCCAGCAGGAACGCGGGCAGCGCGGCCAGGATGAAGAGCACTCCCGCCAGGACCGCGTAGAGGTGCACGCCGGCCGCCGTGCTCACCGGGGCACCGTCGGCGTAGATCCCCGGAACTTGGGTCGCCTTGAGCACCTCGCCTCCGGCGAAGGTGAAGACGACCGAGCCGAGAGCGAGCACGACGGACACCAGACCCGCGGTCGCGCCCTGCCGTTCCGGTGCTTCGGCGCCGGTCGCCAGGATGTAGCCGCAGGCGCCGATCGCGCCGGCGGCCATGCCGCCCGTGGCGCCGCAGACGACCGCCAACGGCAGTGCCGATACGCCGGCCAGCATCGCGAAGGCCGACCCCGCGCCGACGGCGATGCCGCCCAGCAGAGGCGGCGCGGGACCGAACCGCCCCGCGAGCCATCCGGCGCACGTGCCGCCGACGACGATGCCGGCGTTGGGCACCGCGAGCAGCACCGCGACCGCCTCCCCGTCCCCCAGCCCGTAGCCGAGACCCAGGCCGGGCGGCACCTGGGCGACGATGCTTGTCAGTTGGAGCATGCTCCGGAACGAGCCCGCGGCCAGCACCAGGGCCAGCAGCGTCAGCAGGACCGGGCGGCTGAGCGCCCGGAGGTCGATGACGGGATCGTCGGTCCGCAGCGCGTGCGACGCCCAGCCGGCCAACGCGGCGACACCGGCCACCAGCAGCGCGATCATGCCCCGGGACAGCCACCCGAGGTCGCTCCCGAGACTGACGTAGGCGAGTAACGCGGCCAGGCCGCCACCGAGCAGGAGCGCCCCGCCCACGTCGATCCGCCCGGTGCCGCGGATCGGCGACTCCGGGATGAGGAAGCGAACGCAGAGCGCGGCAACCGCGGCGAGCAGCGCCGCCGTGAGGAACACACTCCGGTGGCCGAACACATCGATGACCGGCTGCATCACGAACGGCTCGATGATGCCGACAACGGAGGCCCCGGACGTGACGAGCCCGATCAGGGCCATGGCCACCCGGGGGGCGCAGATCTGGCGGGCGAGGGTCACCGTGATGAAGACCGCCGCGAATGCCGCGCCTTGGAGAAAGCGCCCCAGCAGGAATATCCAGACGTTGGGGGCGGCGAAGCAGACCAGCGCTCCCGCACAGGCGAGAAACAGGGTGCCGACGAGTACCCGGCGTTTGCCGAAAAGATCGGAACCCCGCGCGAGCAACGGCGACCAGATGGCCCCGGCCAGCATCGCGCTCGCGTTCAGCCATGCGGCCTGATCGGTGTCGAATTGCTCCAGCAACTGGGGCAGGACCATCATGGGCGAGCCCATGGCCATGTCGGCCAGGACGTTGGCGAGGGTGAGAACGGCCGCCCAGAGGACGAGCTGTTTGCCCCAGCGGTTTTCCTGGGCACCGGGAGCGGGCTTTTCCAGCGTGTATGTCACTGTGCGTTCTCTCCAGCGCGTTGGGAATGAGGGCCGGCGAACGGGAACGCCGCGTGCGGAGCACAGGGCCGTCGGGCATCGCCCGTGAGCCCCGGATTCAACGCGCGCGCGTTTCGGCCGCCCGCAGCGCGTTGTCGCGCGCGGCGATGGCGTCCCAGGTGGCCGGCACGATGCGGTCGCGGCCGGCATGGGCACGGTTCTGGGCGGCAGTCGCGTAGGGCCGCTGCCTGGTCTCGTACCGCGCGAACGCGGCGGTGTGGTCGTCGCCGCACCGTTCGAGCTCCTCGGCGAGGAAACGGGCGCCGGTGAGCGCGAGCGAGGTGCCGCGGCCGGACAGGTAGGCCGGGCTGTACCCGGCGTCGCCGACGAGGACGACCCGGCCGCGGTGCCAGGAGGGCAGGTGGATCTGGCTCGCGGGCGTGAGGAAGAACCCGGGGTCGGCGCGGGCCGCGTCGAGCAACTCGGGTATCCGCCATGACCGGTGGCCCGCGAAGGCGTCGACGAGGATTTTCTTCTGTGCGTCCAGGTCGTGGTGGTCGTACGCGATCGGTCCCGAGCGGAACTGGAAGACCGCGACGGCCCTGCCCGCGTACCGGAAGATGCCCGCCATCCGGCCGGGCACGTTGTAGATCGCGTTGGCGCCCGCGGACCGGGCCTCGCCGGGCAGGTCGGCGAGGGCGAAGTGAACGCCGAGGTGCCGCACCCAGTGCCTCTCGGGTCCGAACACCAGCCCGCGCACCGCGGAGTGCAGGCCGTCGGCACCGACCACCAGGTCGTACCGTTCGGCGCGGCCAGAGGCGAAACGCACATCGACGCCGCCGGCGCCGTCGGTCAGTGCCTCGACCGAGTCGCCGAAGCGGATCGCCGCGGTGCGGGGGAGCGCGTCCGCGAGGATGCGCACGAGGTCGGCGCGCAGGAGTTCGATGTCGTCGTCGGAGTCGTTGACCTCGGCCAACGGGAGCCGGGCGACCGGCTCGCCCGCGCTGTCGACGAAGTGGGCCAGTTCGGACATGCGGATGCGTTTCCGCTGGATCCTCGCGAGCAGCCCCATCCTGTCCGCGGCTTCGACGGCGTCGCCGCGGATGTCGATGGGTGTGCCCGCGAGCCGGAGGTGGCGGGCGTACTCGACCACGGTGACGTCGTGGCCGCGAGTGCCGAGTTCACGCGCGCAGGCGAGCCCGGCGATCCCTGCTCCGGAGACGAGGACGTTCACGTGTGCGCTCCCGATGTCGCTGAGGTGGATGGGCGAGCGGAACGGCGCCCGGGCAGGCCGGGGCGTGGCGCCCGGCCGCTTAAAGAAACAGTCTGTCGCTTTAAGCGAGCCTACTGACCACCGGCTTGCACCGCAACGACGCAGTTGGCGACAATCGGCACCCGGCCGAGAACAGGAGGCGAGCGGGGCGATGGCCAACGGGACTCCTGACCGGCCGCCCGCACGGCGCCCCGGTGGCCGCACCGCGCGGGTGAGGGCGCAGATCCTCGCCGCGACCGTCGAACTCGTGGCGCGCGACGGCATCGCGGGCTTCCGCTACGAGGAGGTCGCCGAGTTCGCCGGCGTGCACAAGACCAGCGTCTACCGCAACTGGCCGGACCGCGAGGAACTGGTGGTCGAGGCCCTGTTGCGCTACGCCGAGGACCTCGCCTCGATCGCCGACACCGGCGACATCCACCGCGACCTGGCGGACTTCCTGCTCGCGCTCGCCGGCGGTCTGGAAACGCCGTTCGGCCGGACGCTCGAACAGGCCCTCCAGCCCGCCCGCCAGAGTCCCGCCGTCCAGGCGGCGCTGGGCAGGATCCTCGACCAGCGCGTGGCCGCCATGCGGCGGCGCGTGGACGCCGCGGTCCACCGGGGCGAACTGCCCCCGGTCGACAGCTCGTTCCTCGGTGAGATGATCTCGGGACCCGTGCACCTCATCGTCAACCGCGGCGTGCGCCCCTTCACCCGCGCCGACGCGGAGCGCATCGTCGGCGTGGTACTCGCCGGCATCCGCGCCACGACACCACCCGCCTGAGACCCCTCACGCCCCGGCCGAGCCGGGCCAGGCTCCGGCAGTGCGGTCCGGGAGCCGGTCCGGCGGCACGTCGCCCGCCGAGGAAGCCCGTGGCGCCGCCGCCGCGAGAAGGTCGGGACCTACCGCCCGCGCGACTACCGACATGTGCCCCACCAGGCGCGTGGTACGGGCCGTCACTTCCGGGCTTCGTACCGGCGCAGTGAGCGGATCATGTTCCTGATCTTTTGCACCGCGTCCTCCGGAAGAGGGTCCGGGTTGAAGTGCATGACGTCATTCCTGATCTCGCGAATCTCGGCCAGGCGTCCAGTGAAGATCTTCCTGTCCAATGGCAACCCGAGCTTTTGCCAACACGGAGGATGTTCCAAAATCCTCTGGTAATCCCCCATGGTCAATGCGTCGAACGAGGAGATTTTTCTTCTTCCCTGTGCGTCGCAAATCTCGACCACTTCGCCGATGTCGAAAGTCTGGGCGATGATTCGGCGCAGTCGTTGGTCGAGCTCTCCGACCAGAAGAAATGGGCTGGCCATGGACCCGTAGGCTGCCGCGACGTCGCTGACGGTGACGATTCCGGCGATGTCCTGTGTCTGGTCGCGGACGAGTACAAAATCTCTGTCGGTGAGGACAGGGAGAATGTCCACCAAGTCGTGGTCATAGGGGACATCGCTTGCTCTGATGACGGCATCTGAGAAGCTGGCTTCGGGGTTGGCGTGACGTGCGTGAGCAATGGATTGCCAGGTGACCGCTCCTTTGAGACTGCGCCCGTTGATGACCGGAAGTTGCGAGTAGTCGTTTATGGTCATCAGCGTGATCGCCTGTTCGAACGTGGCGTTAGGGGAGACAGAAACGATGCCGGCGAGGGCGGAGGGGAGGTTCCCCACGGTGAGACCGACGGAAGTTTCTTCTTCGTCCTCTTCCTCGTCGTCTGCCGCGGCGTCATCGGAGTGCGTCATCTTTTCGTCTGCGGCTGAGTCTCCGCCTGAGATCTCCTCGCCTCCGCGAGCGGCGGTGATCAGGCGCACCACAGCGTCGAAATGCACCTTATCGAAATCGGGAGCCGTGGTGAGGCCGTGGTTGTCCAGATCCGCGTAGATCTGCTTGGTGACCACGTATCCCCGTCGTTGGGCACCCCACCAGCCAGTGAGGTCACGTACTGTAAGAGCGGCGGGTTCGCCGCTGTCTGCCTTCCGGCGAGCTTCCTTCAAGCGTTCATGACGCTTGGTGGGCAATGACAGGTCGACGTCAGTGGCTGCCGCACTCGTCGGCGCAGAAACAACCGCAGCGACCTCATCAAGAAACTCCTGCCTGACTTCATCCAGTGTCCGGCCGTCGTCGAGAGTCCAAGCGTGCCAACCATCGAACGACCCCCTGCCCACAGCAGCCGAAGCCGCACGTGAAGGAGACCGGTAAGCCCGCCCATCCTGAAGCTGAATTCGGCCGTCAGCCTTGACCTCCGCGAGATGGATTTCGCCTACCCTTGGTCGGCTGAAGGTCAGTAGCGCGCCCGGGTCCAGACGTCCAGACTCCATGAGATCGCTCACGGTCACCCGTCGCCCTTCGACAAGGTAGGATTCCCGCCCCATCCGCTCTCCCTGCTCTCATCAGTCGAAAACAATCCCGCATCCTCCACCGCACTTGGATTGCGGGGCGTGCGTTCTCATCTTGCCGTACGAGCGGTCGGCAAGAGGCGGATTCGGTAGCACTCGCAGCGCCGTGCGTCGGCAACGCTTCTCCTAGGCATAGGTGATCACAGAACGGCCCCGACGGCACAGCAGCCCGCACCGGAATCCTGTACAGGACCGAATCTCGACCGATGGAGCGGGGAACGGAACCGGAGTGGCTCTCCGAGCCTGGCACCACTGGGCCGCCGGAGACCTTTCGGGTCGCCGACCTGACCCACGACGGGTACTCGCTGCCCACCGGGACTGACCGCTCCGAGGGGCGCGCGCCGGTCGCGGCGTCCCTCTGCCGGACGTGCCGCAGCGACGTCCGAGGAGCTGTACCGGCGGCTCCTGCGGCTGCACATCCTGCCGCGCCTCGGCGGGCTCGACCTGGACGGGATCACCGCGCCCCGGGTGCGGACCTGGCGGGCGGTGGGCGTGTGGGTGCGGCGGGCCGCTCCTGAACTGACCACCCGGCGGCGGGCCCAGGGTCGGCATGCCGGACGACTTCCGTTTCTACGACCTGCGGCACACCGGGCACACCCTCTCTACGCAGAGCGGCGCCACGCTCAAGGACACGATGGTCCGCGCGGGCCAGTCATCCGAGAAGGCGGCCATGGTCTACCAGCACTCAGATCGCGAACGCCAGAAGGAAGTCGCCGCCGGTATCGATGCGCGGGTGCGCGGCTTGCGGGAGGCTGCAAGGAAGGAGCCCGGCGAAGAGCCTACGGCTGTCGGACAAGGCAGGCCTCGGTTGCTGTAGCGCCGTCGGGGAGGCCCAGACCGAGAAAGCCGGTCGGCCTGGGCCTCCCCCAACATCCAGAGAATGGCTAGCTAAGGTCTGTCCCGTAACTGCTGGGCGCGGGTGAGATGATCTTGCCGTGTCTGGTGTGATCACGGCGTCGGAGCCCTCCTGGATAGCCCCGTTCACCGGGCTGAGCCCGCGCCAGTTCGGCAGGCTGATCACCGCGCTCCGGCGGGAAGGTGCGGATCCGGTGCGCAAGGGCCGGCCTTGGAGCCTGCCCCTGGAGGACCGCGTGCTCCTGGTCGCCGCCTACTGGCGGACCAACCTCACCCTGCGCCAACTGGCCCCGCTGTTCGGGGTGTCCAAGTCGGCGGCCGACCGCATCATTGACCACCTCGGACCCGCGCTCGCCCTCCAGCAGCGCAAGCGGTTCCGCAAGGACACCGTGCTGATCGTGGACGGCACTCTCGTTCCCACCCGCGACCACACCGTCGCCGAGCAATCGAAGAACTACCGGTACTCCACCAGCCACCAGGTCGTCATCGACGCCGACACCCGGCTCGTCGTCGCCGTCGGCCGACCGGTCGCAGGCAACCGCAACGACTGCAAGGCGTGGGAGCTGTCCGGCGCGAAGGACGCCGTCGGCAAAGCCACGGTCATCGCGGACGGCGGCTACCGGGGTACCGGCCTGGTCATCCCGCACCGCCGCGAAGCAGGCCAGACCGAGCTCCCGGACTGGAAGGAGGAACACAACGCCTCCCACCGGAAGGTCCGTGCTCGTGTAGAGCACGTCTTCGCGCGGATGAAGGGCTGGAAGATCCTTCGCGACTGCCGACTGAAAGGTGACGGCGTCCACCACGCCATGCTCGGCATCGCCCGCCTGTACAACCTCGTCCTCGCTGGGTGACGCAGAAACCAGCAGACCACCAACACGTCGAAGATCATTTACGGGACAGACCTTAGAGCGAGAGAGCCGCGGTGACGAACGCCTGAGTCTGGGAAGCCGCTTCTTCCGCAGGAAGGGGCGCCCCTGTTGGAGGGAAGAAGTCCACGAGACCTGCGGCGCCGTAGTTGGCCCAGAAACACGTCGCCATGTGGACGGAGAGTGCCAGGCTGCTCTGACACTGGATGGCGAGATCGCCTGTGCTCAGGTCCTGGGGCTCTCCCTGCCAGGCGCGATCGTAGCTGCCGCTCAGGTCCACTGTCTCCGTCACGATCTGGGTAAGGACTGCCGATGGGTCGGCCACATCCTCGAAGAGGCTGGTGCTCGTCACGAAGTGCGGGGCTGTCGCCTCGATTCCCTCTACGTTGACGACGATGGGCGACGTACCGTAACAGGCGAACTGGGCCCACTCGTCACCGTTCTGATCCTGGCGAGCCACGAGGGCGTCAGTGCCGTAAATGCGGCTTAGATCCATGTCACTGCCGAATCGGAACCCATTGTCGTCATCTTCGGCACA
Above is a genomic segment from Streptomyces marincola containing:
- a CDS encoding restriction system modified-DNA reader domain-containing protein, whose translation is MGRESYLVEGRRVTVSDLMESGRLDPGALLTFSRPRVGEIHLAEVKADGRIQLQDGRAYRSPSRAASAAVGRGSFDGWHAWTLDDGRTLDEVRQEFLDEVAAVVSAPTSAAATDVDLSLPTKRHERLKEARRKADSGEPAALTVRDLTGWWGAQRRGYVVTKQIYADLDNHGLTTAPDFDKVHFDAVVRLITAARGGEEISGGDSAADEKMTHSDDAAADDEEEDEEETSVGLTVGNLPSALAGIVSVSPNATFEQAITLMTINDYSQLPVINGRSLKGAVTWQSIAHARHANPEASFSDAVIRASDVPYDHDLVDILPVLTDRDFVLVRDQTQDIAGIVTVSDVAAAYGSMASPFLLVGELDQRLRRIIAQTFDIGEVVEICDAQGRRKISSFDALTMGDYQRILEHPPCWQKLGLPLDRKIFTGRLAEIREIRNDVMHFNPDPLPEDAVQKIRNMIRSLRRYEARK
- a CDS encoding transposase, which translates into the protein MSGVITASEPSWIAPFTGLSPRQFGRLITALRREGADPVRKGRPWSLPLEDRVLLVAAYWRTNLTLRQLAPLFGVSKSAADRIIDHLGPALALQQRKRFRKDTVLIVDGTLVPTRDHTVAEQSKNYRYSTSHQVVIDADTRLVVAVGRPVAGNRNDCKAWELSGAKDAVGKATVIADGGYRGTGLVIPHRREAGQTELPDWKEEHNASHRKVRARVEHVFARMKGWKILRDCRLKGDGVHHAMLGIARLYNLVLAG
- a CDS encoding TetR/AcrR family transcriptional regulator; its protein translation is MANGTPDRPPARRPGGRTARVRAQILAATVELVARDGIAGFRYEEVAEFAGVHKTSVYRNWPDREELVVEALLRYAEDLASIADTGDIHRDLADFLLALAGGLETPFGRTLEQALQPARQSPAVQAALGRILDQRVAAMRRRVDAAVHRGELPPVDSSFLGEMISGPVHLIVNRGVRPFTRADAERIVGVVLAGIRATTPPA